From Vibrio fortis, a single genomic window includes:
- a CDS encoding radical SAM protein: MQYEGKIYRPWIEARSILIQTTLGCSINTCTFCSMFDDKRFKVRDIEDVFKDIEEARQIYPYVESIFLTDGNVMAARTDYLLKVLNKLKHTFPESQRISLYSGLNDFRRKSVAELKELKSAGLDMAYCGLESGDPVVLDRIKKRMSQEQAIEGMAMAKEAGIEVLLSFIFGLGGRERSKEHIIETTRILNITKPEHIAPMALAIQPGTVMEQEVKDGTFVMPTQLQILEEEKYLLENLEIDTFYWGDHGNNIVPQKGYLLDSREQFLARINHAIDSNPMAAENIIQTYSW, from the coding sequence ATGCAATATGAGGGAAAAATCTACCGCCCTTGGATTGAGGCTCGCAGCATCCTGATTCAAACCACACTGGGATGCAGCATTAATACCTGTACGTTCTGTAGCATGTTTGATGATAAGCGCTTTAAGGTGCGCGATATCGAAGATGTGTTCAAAGATATTGAAGAAGCGCGTCAGATCTACCCATACGTAGAATCGATTTTCTTGACGGATGGCAATGTCATGGCAGCGCGCACCGATTACTTGTTGAAGGTACTAAACAAGCTCAAGCATACTTTTCCAGAGAGCCAAAGAATCTCTCTGTATAGTGGACTGAACGATTTTCGTCGTAAGAGTGTCGCGGAGCTGAAAGAGCTCAAAAGTGCGGGTCTTGATATGGCTTATTGCGGCTTAGAATCCGGCGATCCAGTGGTACTAGACCGCATTAAAAAACGCATGAGCCAAGAGCAAGCGATTGAAGGCATGGCGATGGCCAAAGAGGCCGGAATCGAAGTGCTGTTGTCGTTCATCTTTGGCCTAGGTGGTCGTGAACGCTCGAAAGAGCATATCATCGAGACCACTCGAATTTTGAACATCACCAAGCCGGAACACATTGCGCCAATGGCCCTTGCGATTCAACCGGGAACCGTGATGGAGCAAGAGGTCAAAGACGGTACGTTCGTTATGCCAACGCAATTACAAATCCTTGAAGAAGAGAAATATCTACTCGAAAACTTAGAGATAGATACCTTCTACTGGGGCGATCACGGCAACAATATTGTTCCTCAAAAAGGGTATCTGTTGGATTCTCGTGAGCAATTTTTAGCACGCATAAATCATGCTATCGACAGCAACCCAATGGCAGCAGAAAACATCATTCAAACCTATTCTTGGTAA
- a CDS encoding LysR family transcriptional regulator produces MNIEHLKLFVRLASTHNISMAGQELGLSPAVASSHISKLEDNLGVRLVHRTTRKVSLTEEGQAFLPHAEEVLSSVDAARSAIGVGSDSPTGTLRVTASASFGRLHLVPALAGFMEAYPGLKVDLRLSDTVVDMVEGGFDIAIRISELKDSSLIARKLAPDDRIICASPDYLIKYGKPVTPQDLNDHRCISLIGLESWTFQTETGPVTVKANGPFRTDNGEALRDAAIGGIGLAIASTWCVYDKLKSGELVRVLDDYPLTSEPSIWAVYPSSRLLAPKVRAFIDYFSEHYGTPPYWDL; encoded by the coding sequence ATGAATATTGAACACCTGAAACTGTTTGTTCGCTTAGCTTCAACCCATAACATCAGTATGGCTGGTCAAGAGTTGGGTCTTTCCCCTGCGGTGGCAAGTTCGCACATTAGCAAGCTTGAAGACAATTTGGGTGTGCGCCTTGTGCATCGTACCACCCGCAAAGTCTCTTTGACCGAAGAAGGGCAAGCGTTTCTGCCACATGCGGAAGAAGTGTTATCGAGTGTCGATGCCGCTCGCTCGGCAATTGGGGTAGGTAGTGATTCTCCAACCGGTACGCTTAGAGTAACCGCATCGGCATCATTTGGTCGCTTGCACTTGGTTCCTGCGCTGGCAGGGTTCATGGAAGCTTATCCTGGGCTGAAGGTTGATCTGAGATTGTCCGACACTGTGGTAGACATGGTTGAGGGTGGGTTCGATATTGCGATTCGTATATCTGAGCTTAAAGACTCTTCATTGATCGCACGAAAGCTTGCGCCTGATGATCGTATTATCTGTGCGTCTCCAGACTACTTAATCAAATATGGTAAGCCAGTCACTCCACAAGACTTAAACGATCATCGATGTATCAGTTTGATCGGGTTAGAGAGTTGGACATTTCAGACAGAAACTGGGCCTGTTACTGTAAAAGCGAATGGTCCATTTCGTACCGATAACGGTGAAGCCTTAAGAGATGCAGCCATTGGTGGGATTGGCCTCGCGATTGCCTCAACATGGTGTGTTTACGATAAGCTAAAAAGTGGTGAGCTTGTTCGCGTGTTAGACGACTATCCACTTACCTCTGAGCCATCAATTTGGGCCGTCTATCCTAGTTCGCGTCTATTGGCTCCGAAAGTTCGTGCCTTTATCGATTACTTCTCTGAACATTATGGAACACCACCTTATTGGGATTTGTAA
- a CDS encoding SDR family NAD(P)-dependent oxidoreductase translates to MQKVILITGATDGIGFETAKTLVEQGHHVLLHGRNPQKLKDVEQKLASISNSATIESYVADLSVLADVEALASKVLAEQSRLDVLINNAGVFNTPTPITSDNLDVRFVVNTLAPYHLTKRLLPLLGSSSRVVNLSSAAQAPVSIDALEGRKPLSNGEAYAQSKLAITMWTREMATELAGQGPMVVAVNPASLLGSKMVKDAYGIAGGDLSIGSDILVRASLSDEFAKAHGKYFDNDNGVFANPHPDATRGNKSQLVVESIERTLSEKLA, encoded by the coding sequence ATGCAAAAAGTTATTCTGATTACGGGCGCTACTGATGGCATCGGCTTCGAAACAGCCAAAACACTCGTTGAACAGGGTCATCACGTTCTGCTGCACGGTCGTAATCCGCAAAAACTAAAAGACGTTGAACAAAAGCTCGCGAGTATTTCAAATTCTGCAACAATTGAAAGTTATGTGGCAGACTTGTCGGTATTGGCAGACGTCGAAGCATTAGCAAGCAAAGTGCTGGCAGAGCAATCTAGACTCGATGTGCTGATCAATAATGCGGGTGTCTTCAATACGCCAACCCCAATCACCAGCGATAACTTAGATGTTCGTTTTGTGGTAAACACTCTAGCGCCTTACCACCTGACCAAGCGCTTATTACCACTGTTGGGTAGCTCAAGCCGCGTCGTGAACCTGTCTTCTGCTGCTCAAGCACCGGTCAGCATTGACGCGCTAGAAGGTCGTAAACCGCTGTCAAACGGCGAGGCTTACGCACAAAGTAAACTTGCTATCACCATGTGGACTCGTGAAATGGCTACCGAGCTTGCAGGTCAAGGTCCAATGGTTGTCGCGGTGAATCCGGCATCACTGCTAGGGAGTAAAATGGTGAAAGATGCCTACGGGATTGCAGGGGGCGACTTAAGTATTGGTTCAGATATCTTAGTGCGCGCATCGCTGTCAGACGAGTTTGCCAAGGCTCATGGCAAATATTTCGATAATGACAATGGCGTATTTGCAAACCCACACCCAGATGCCACTCGAGGCAATAAATCGCAACTGGTGGTAGAGTCAATTGAACGCACGCTTTCAGAAAAGTTAGCGTAA
- a CDS encoding iron-siderophore ABC transporter substrate-binding protein, which yields MKKIVTLLLSALVFNAHALELTHEMGTAHFETPPQKVIALDWALSETVLSLGIELEGIADAKGYQQWVVEPQLNEGAVDVGSRREPNLELLTKLKPDVILMSKHMAAAYEQLNKIAPVLVYSIYSEEKQPLESAKSVTRSLGQLFDREAQAQEVITATERRLNANGKQVNVAGNAEKPLLFTRFINDKTLRIHSTGSLAQDTIHAMGLNNNWKEQTNLWGFSTAGIEKIAEHQNANVMIFGPLTDNERNKLTGSPLWQAMAFTRNDSVYELPAIWTFGGLIAAQRFSDHITELLTNQPSNQQP from the coding sequence GTGAAAAAAATCGTTACGCTTCTCTTGTCCGCCTTGGTGTTCAACGCACACGCATTAGAACTGACTCATGAAATGGGAACCGCCCACTTTGAAACTCCCCCCCAAAAAGTCATCGCTCTAGACTGGGCGCTATCAGAGACAGTACTGAGCTTGGGCATTGAACTGGAAGGCATTGCTGATGCAAAAGGCTATCAACAATGGGTAGTAGAACCTCAACTCAACGAGGGTGCGGTCGATGTTGGTTCCCGCCGAGAACCAAACCTAGAGCTGCTCACCAAGTTAAAACCTGATGTTATTTTAATGAGCAAGCACATGGCGGCTGCGTATGAGCAGCTCAACAAAATTGCACCGGTGCTGGTTTACAGCATCTACAGCGAAGAAAAACAGCCGCTTGAGTCTGCGAAATCGGTAACGCGCTCGCTCGGCCAATTGTTTGACCGTGAAGCGCAAGCCCAAGAGGTCATCACCGCCACTGAGCGGAGGCTAAATGCCAATGGTAAGCAAGTTAATGTGGCAGGAAACGCTGAAAAACCGCTACTTTTCACTCGTTTCATCAATGACAAAACACTGCGTATTCACAGTACAGGCTCTCTGGCTCAAGACACGATCCATGCTATGGGTCTGAACAACAACTGGAAAGAACAAACAAACCTTTGGGGCTTTAGCACCGCGGGAATCGAAAAAATCGCAGAACATCAAAACGCCAACGTGATGATATTTGGTCCGCTTACCGACAACGAACGCAACAAGCTGACCGGCTCTCCACTTTGGCAAGCTATGGCTTTCACTCGCAATGATTCGGTTTATGAACTGCCTGCAATTTGGACATTTGGTGGACTGATTGCCGCTCAAAGGTTTAGTGACCACATCACCGAGCTGTTGACCAACCAACCGTCAAATCAGCAACCATGA
- a CDS encoding YdcH family protein — protein MLGENHSLVHEFPEMKDKIAQLAEDNENFATDMKTYNDLDKEIRKLELNGSPIEDGQMHQMKHDRSVLKDSLYARLTA, from the coding sequence ATGCTAGGTGAAAACCACTCTCTTGTTCATGAATTTCCAGAAATGAAAGATAAAATTGCTCAGCTTGCGGAGGATAACGAAAACTTTGCGACTGACATGAAAACCTACAACGACTTAGATAAAGAAATTCGTAAATTAGAGCTAAACGGCTCGCCGATTGAAGATGGTCAAATGCACCAAATGAAGCACGACCGTTCAGTGCTTAAAGACTCGCTTTATGCGCGACTCACCGCCTAA
- the fhuB gene encoding Fe(3+)-hydroxamate ABC transporter permease FhuB, protein MITTNTLTPKVGVLRLKTAGLFVIAILIIGSLLEITAPYSQGLGLIGDTLFRYDASNYQHIITNLTYLPRLTVALICGFALAVAGCVMQFVLRNPIASPTTLGVAAGAELGMVLGILFLPASLALPNFLPAFIGGCLATGLVFLLSSTRGYSPLHMVLSGMVVSLFLGSLNTMLLMLNEQKLTSLFVWGAGVLNQNDWSSTQILLPLVCIPTLLLLLLQRPLASLQFGDNVATSLGVNIKQIKLLCLSLSIFITAAVVSEVGIIGFIGIVAPAITRMLGVRALAKQILTSGVIGGVTLLTVDLLIQPFSGVGGELLPTGAMTALLGAPFLLWLLQRTKLNSELKSRSEHVEHFKHIAISKVLVAMLLVLILVCTVSISLGRNQLGWSLELDSSLLELRLPRVLVALFAGIGLAFAGTIIQRISNNPMASPEVLGISSGAALALVLGTLIGGAIGREQQMILGTLGAASVTGIVWLVGRKHNFAPTQTLLTGIALSAGLDALLRIAMSSGNENATALLTWLSGSTYLVAENDVVLLAFGVLMVGSLAISLNRWIELINLGEVTTTSLGMNTTLVRLVLLLLVAALTTLCTIVIGPLSFIGLLAPHMARSLHQYRAVPQMLTAALLGAIIMVCADWIGRTLWFPWQFPAGLLASLIGGGYFLYLMRR, encoded by the coding sequence ATGATCACAACCAACACTTTAACGCCAAAGGTAGGCGTATTAAGACTCAAAACAGCAGGGCTATTCGTCATTGCGATTTTAATTATTGGTTCACTGCTTGAGATCACCGCACCATACTCCCAAGGTCTGGGGCTGATTGGGGATACGCTATTTAGGTATGACGCATCAAACTATCAGCACATCATCACCAACTTAACCTATCTGCCCCGTTTGACTGTCGCTCTGATTTGCGGATTTGCTCTTGCAGTCGCAGGTTGCGTAATGCAGTTTGTGTTGCGAAACCCAATTGCTTCTCCGACAACGCTCGGCGTGGCGGCGGGTGCAGAACTGGGCATGGTGTTGGGTATTCTATTTCTGCCTGCAAGCCTTGCTTTACCAAACTTTTTACCGGCATTTATCGGAGGCTGCTTAGCCACAGGGTTAGTTTTCTTGTTGAGCTCGACACGCGGTTATTCACCTTTGCACATGGTGTTATCGGGCATGGTCGTGAGCTTGTTCTTGGGTTCACTCAATACCATGTTGCTGATGTTGAACGAACAGAAGCTCACTAGTTTGTTTGTCTGGGGAGCTGGCGTCCTCAATCAAAACGACTGGTCGAGTACTCAGATTCTTCTTCCGCTGGTCTGCATACCAACCTTACTACTCCTGCTACTTCAGCGCCCGTTGGCATCATTGCAGTTTGGCGATAACGTCGCCACATCACTGGGCGTGAACATCAAACAGATCAAACTACTGTGTTTGTCCTTATCGATTTTTATCACCGCAGCTGTGGTTAGCGAAGTTGGAATTATTGGGTTCATCGGTATTGTTGCTCCTGCGATTACACGCATGTTAGGAGTGCGAGCGCTAGCAAAACAAATCCTGACCAGTGGAGTGATCGGTGGTGTTACCTTGTTAACGGTTGATCTGTTAATCCAACCATTTTCCGGTGTCGGTGGTGAGCTGCTACCCACCGGAGCTATGACAGCTCTGCTTGGTGCGCCGTTCCTACTCTGGTTATTGCAACGCACGAAGCTGAATTCAGAGCTGAAAAGCCGCAGTGAGCATGTCGAACATTTCAAACATATCGCCATCAGCAAAGTGTTAGTTGCCATGTTGTTGGTGCTTATCTTGGTGTGTACGGTTTCAATCTCACTCGGGCGAAACCAGCTTGGTTGGAGCTTAGAGTTAGATTCATCTCTGCTTGAGCTTCGCTTACCAAGAGTGCTTGTTGCATTGTTCGCGGGTATTGGATTGGCGTTTGCCGGAACCATCATCCAACGAATATCAAACAACCCAATGGCAAGTCCCGAAGTCCTCGGCATCAGTTCAGGCGCGGCTTTGGCACTGGTGCTAGGCACTCTCATCGGCGGTGCTATTGGGCGTGAACAACAGATGATACTAGGCACATTGGGGGCTGCATCGGTGACCGGTATTGTCTGGTTGGTGGGCCGAAAACATAACTTTGCACCCACTCAAACCTTACTTACAGGTATTGCATTGAGTGCCGGATTGGATGCTCTGCTCAGAATCGCAATGAGCTCTGGTAACGAGAACGCCACCGCACTGCTGACTTGGTTATCCGGTTCTACCTATCTCGTTGCTGAGAATGATGTTGTACTCCTCGCGTTCGGTGTATTGATGGTTGGTTCACTCGCTATCTCACTGAATCGCTGGATAGAACTGATTAATTTGGGCGAAGTCACCACCACCAGTTTGGGCATGAATACGACCTTAGTGCGCCTAGTTCTGTTACTGCTCGTTGCGGCGCTCACCACACTATGTACGATTGTCATCGGCCCTTTGAGTTTTATCGGATTGCTCGCACCACATATGGCACGCTCACTGCACCAATATCGCGCGGTACCGCAGATGCTGACCGCGGCATTGTTGGGGGCAATCATCATGGTTTGCGCAGATTGGATCGGCAGAACCCTTTGGTTCCCTTGGCAATTTCCAGCAGGGCTGCTCGCTTCTCTGATTGGTGGTGGTTACTTCCTCTACCTGATGAGACGCTAA
- the glpD gene encoding glycerol-3-phosphate dehydrogenase: MSAQQHNTNNGSTSTLDLIVIGGGINGAGIAADAAGRGLTVGLYEANDYASATSSASSKLIHGGLRYLEHYEFRLVSEALAEREVLLRKAPHIAQPMRFRLPHRPFLRPAWMIRCGLFLYDNLGKRTTLPASKTVNLAQSGLLKPEMKVGFEYSDCWVDDARMVLLNVLAAKENGAETRNYCRVEAARREGGVWVVTIRDVMTDQTFERKAKALVNAAGPWVKQFFDDGLEQESPRNIRLIKGSHIVVPRIHDEPQAYILQNKDNRIVFMIPYLDKFSIIGTTDVEYKGDPREVAISDDEVDYLIDIVNQHFVKQISTEDVVWTYSGVRPLCDDESDSPQAITRDYTLELDAELDQAPLLSVFGGKLTTYRKLGEAALKKLEPFLSNMGPAWTATDTLPGGNFSCSREQLAEMMNSKYPWASKGLLLRYITQFGTQTWDLLAGATCEEDLGKKFSSEAHGVYQREIDYLITQEMSQTSEDMLWRRTKLGLYMSQEEQQMVADYLKTTLEQKVVSFSQVS; this comes from the coding sequence ATGAGTGCTCAACAACATAATACAAATAATGGTTCAACCTCCACTTTAGATTTGATCGTTATCGGTGGTGGTATTAATGGCGCAGGTATCGCAGCTGATGCAGCTGGACGTGGTCTAACCGTAGGCTTATACGAAGCGAATGACTACGCTTCTGCAACATCCTCTGCAAGTTCAAAACTTATTCACGGTGGCTTACGCTACCTAGAACACTACGAGTTTCGTTTGGTATCAGAAGCGCTCGCAGAACGTGAAGTTCTACTAAGAAAAGCGCCGCACATCGCACAACCTATGCGTTTTCGTTTACCACATCGCCCATTCTTGCGCCCAGCGTGGATGATTCGCTGTGGCCTATTCCTTTACGATAATTTGGGTAAACGAACCACACTTCCAGCAAGTAAGACAGTCAACCTAGCGCAATCAGGCTTATTGAAACCTGAAATGAAAGTCGGCTTCGAATACTCAGACTGTTGGGTTGATGATGCTCGAATGGTACTGCTCAACGTACTCGCAGCAAAAGAGAACGGCGCTGAAACACGCAACTACTGCCGCGTAGAAGCAGCACGCAGAGAAGGTGGTGTATGGGTCGTAACGATTCGTGATGTGATGACTGACCAAACATTCGAACGTAAAGCGAAAGCGCTAGTCAATGCGGCTGGTCCTTGGGTGAAACAGTTCTTTGATGATGGTCTTGAGCAGGAGTCACCGCGTAATATTCGCCTGATCAAAGGTTCGCACATTGTCGTTCCTCGTATTCACGACGAACCTCAAGCGTATATTCTTCAAAACAAAGATAATCGCATTGTCTTTATGATCCCTTACCTAGATAAGTTCTCGATCATCGGCACAACAGATGTTGAGTACAAAGGCGATCCTCGCGAAGTAGCGATCTCGGACGATGAAGTGGATTACCTAATCGACATCGTAAATCAGCATTTTGTTAAGCAAATATCGACTGAGGATGTGGTTTGGACATACAGCGGTGTGAGACCACTGTGTGATGATGAATCTGACTCTCCACAAGCGATCACGCGTGACTACACTCTTGAGCTTGATGCTGAACTTGACCAAGCACCATTACTATCTGTGTTTGGTGGCAAACTCACCACTTACCGTAAGCTTGGTGAAGCGGCATTGAAGAAATTAGAACCTTTCTTATCGAATATGGGGCCAGCATGGACAGCAACCGATACGCTACCGGGCGGTAACTTTAGCTGCAGCCGTGAACAACTGGCTGAGATGATGAACTCTAAGTACCCTTGGGCTTCAAAAGGGCTACTGCTTCGTTACATCACGCAGTTTGGTACGCAGACGTGGGATCTGTTAGCCGGTGCGACTTGTGAAGAGGATCTTGGCAAGAAGTTTTCTTCAGAAGCGCACGGTGTCTACCAGCGTGAAATCGACTACCTCATTACGCAAGAGATGTCTCAGACTTCAGAAGACATGCTGTGGCGTCGTACCAAACTTGGACTCTACATGAGCCAAGAGGAACAGCAAATGGTGGCCGATTATTTAAAGACCACACTTGAGCAGAAGGTAGTGAGTTTTTCTCAAGTAAGCTAA
- a CDS encoding DeoR/GlpR family transcriptional regulator — protein MKQIPRHQQIVDLVKTQGYVSTDELVEKFDVSPQTIRRDLNELADSNKIRRYHGGATIPLSSENTSYNTRKTLNFNEKDIIADEVVKHIPDGATLFIDIGTTPEAVARALNKNHKQLRVVTNNINVATILLANPEIKVILAGGEVRNKDGGIMGEATLDFVKQFRLDFGILGISGIDFDGSLLDFDYHEVRVKQAIIENSRSIFIAVDHSKFGRNAMVKLGNINQAHMVFTNQQPPEEIHTILKEAEIPLEVIETRSAPSE, from the coding sequence GTGAAACAGATACCAAGGCACCAGCAGATTGTCGATCTGGTGAAAACACAGGGATACGTCAGCACCGACGAACTGGTCGAGAAGTTTGATGTAAGCCCGCAAACCATTCGACGCGACCTCAATGAGCTCGCAGACAGCAACAAAATCCGCCGTTATCACGGTGGTGCCACCATCCCTCTCAGCTCGGAAAACACCTCTTACAACACTCGTAAGACGCTTAATTTCAACGAAAAAGACATCATTGCCGACGAGGTGGTCAAACACATTCCTGATGGCGCGACGCTATTCATCGATATTGGTACCACACCGGAAGCCGTCGCTCGAGCGCTGAATAAAAACCACAAGCAGCTGCGCGTTGTAACGAACAACATCAATGTCGCGACCATTCTACTGGCTAACCCTGAAATCAAAGTTATTCTAGCGGGCGGGGAAGTTCGCAATAAAGACGGCGGAATCATGGGCGAAGCGACACTCGATTTCGTTAAACAGTTCCGCTTGGACTTTGGCATCTTAGGGATCAGTGGCATCGACTTCGACGGCTCACTGCTCGATTTTGATTATCACGAAGTGCGAGTAAAACAAGCCATTATTGAGAACAGCCGCAGTATCTTCATTGCAGTGGACCACTCTAAGTTCGGCCGTAACGCAATGGTAAAATTAGGCAATATTAACCAGGCGCATATGGTTTTCACCAACCAGCAGCCACCTGAAGAGATTCACACCATTCTTAAAGAAGCTGAAATCCCACTGGAAGTGATTGAAACTCGCTCTGCACCTTCAGAATAG
- a CDS encoding MFS transporter: MLAINNKKFHLMSIGLISALMGIGQNGLLVSLPFLVERSAFDLPTWSALIAVGSLLFLPSAPFWGRYSDKHGPNRVVIQALVGMTISFLLLAVFSMVSLSGNINVTLCFLGLIIARVIYGCTVSGMVPASQHWAIILCGEQHRLKAITAVSIGLSSGRLLGPVVSILALKLNPFAPLFLMVLLPFIALILALILPIPTVDSSPSYNKKSQPWLPNKSLSPYLISGLLLCASVALLQYSLSPLIYSFTEWPSEKLSDAIGVLLSISAAMTLFSQVWIVKKEKVTTRMMYWVGSIAFLVGMSLFTIPQLLIFGLAMAVTSVGAALLVPAYTASATDKWSCSPGAVAGYISMSHTIGYGVAAMLAFSVVIEPLYPIYLCIFFSIVIVALAYWTRAKKTQSVSEGSV; this comes from the coding sequence ATGCTCGCAATAAATAATAAAAAGTTTCACCTAATGTCGATTGGCCTTATTTCCGCCCTGATGGGAATTGGGCAAAATGGCTTGCTTGTATCACTGCCTTTTCTGGTTGAACGGTCTGCGTTTGATCTGCCTACCTGGTCTGCTTTGATTGCTGTGGGCAGCTTGCTCTTTCTTCCTTCAGCCCCATTTTGGGGGCGATATAGCGATAAACATGGTCCAAATCGAGTGGTTATCCAAGCATTAGTCGGGATGACCATAAGTTTTCTGTTGCTTGCGGTGTTCTCTATGGTGAGCCTATCAGGGAATATTAATGTAACGTTATGTTTTTTAGGGCTAATTATCGCAAGGGTTATTTATGGATGCACGGTGTCGGGAATGGTACCCGCGAGCCAGCATTGGGCAATAATATTGTGTGGCGAACAACACCGTTTAAAGGCAATAACTGCAGTCAGTATTGGATTAAGTAGTGGGCGATTATTAGGTCCTGTTGTTTCTATTTTAGCGCTCAAGTTGAACCCTTTTGCTCCGTTATTCTTGATGGTTTTGTTGCCATTTATCGCCCTTATTCTCGCGTTAATATTACCTATTCCTACCGTCGATTCTTCTCCTTCTTATAATAAGAAAAGCCAACCTTGGTTACCGAATAAAAGCTTATCTCCGTACCTTATTAGTGGGTTGTTACTTTGTGCGTCGGTCGCACTGTTGCAATACAGTTTATCGCCTTTAATCTATTCATTTACTGAATGGCCTTCAGAGAAGCTTAGCGACGCGATCGGTGTACTATTGAGCATTAGTGCCGCAATGACACTGTTTTCACAGGTATGGATTGTGAAAAAAGAGAAAGTGACGACTCGAATGATGTATTGGGTTGGCTCAATCGCCTTTCTGGTCGGCATGTCGTTGTTCACCATTCCCCAGTTATTGATTTTTGGATTGGCGATGGCTGTTACGTCCGTTGGCGCTGCGTTACTGGTTCCTGCTTACACAGCGTCAGCAACAGATAAATGGAGCTGCTCGCCGGGGGCAGTGGCTGGTTATATCTCTATGTCTCACACCATAGGTTATGGAGTCGCGGCAATGTTGGCGTTTAGCGTGGTGATTGAGCCGCTTTATCCTATCTATCTTTGTATCTTTTTTTCGATAGTGATCGTCGCTTTGGCATATTGGACAAGAGCAAAGAAAACACAATCAGTGAGTGAAGGTTCGGTCTAA
- a CDS encoding ABC transporter ATP-binding protein: MYQLTNASFEIDGKTILSPTSLNFEPNKVTTLLGHNGCGKSTLIKLLSRQNSPTQGQVSFNQKPLSSFNHLEFAHQVAYLPQHPPITDGVTVRELVCFGRYPWKGAFGRYSTDDYAIVDEAIEKVGLSEFSQRFVATLSGGERQRAWVAMLLAQQSQCILLDEPTSALDVAHQHELLALIRELNQSLGLTVIMVLHDVNMAAKFSDHLIALHSGKVIASGTPQQMMTPETLTKIYGMELALFNHPVTGQPISYIP; encoded by the coding sequence ATGTATCAGCTTACCAATGCATCATTTGAAATCGACGGTAAGACAATTCTTTCTCCTACGAGCTTGAATTTTGAGCCTAATAAAGTCACGACATTACTCGGCCATAATGGGTGCGGAAAGTCGACTTTAATTAAGTTATTAAGCCGTCAAAATAGCCCGACTCAAGGGCAAGTTTCCTTTAATCAAAAGCCACTTTCATCGTTCAACCACCTTGAGTTTGCACACCAAGTCGCTTACCTACCACAGCACCCACCAATCACCGATGGTGTCACGGTGCGCGAGTTAGTTTGCTTCGGTCGCTACCCTTGGAAAGGCGCTTTTGGGCGTTACAGCACAGATGACTACGCGATCGTCGATGAAGCGATTGAAAAAGTGGGCCTAAGCGAATTTTCTCAACGATTCGTCGCCACGCTTTCCGGAGGCGAGAGGCAACGAGCTTGGGTCGCGATGTTGTTAGCCCAACAGAGTCAATGCATCTTGCTTGATGAACCCACATCGGCACTCGATGTCGCCCACCAGCATGAGCTCTTAGCATTGATTCGTGAGCTTAATCAGTCATTGGGCCTGACGGTAATCATGGTGCTGCATGATGTGAACATGGCGGCCAAGTTCAGCGACCATCTGATTGCACTCCACTCTGGCAAGGTCATTGCGTCTGGTACACCTCAACAAATGATGACCCCAGAGACGCTCACCAAGATCTATGGAATGGAGCTCGCACTCTTCAATCACCCAGTAACCGGTCAACCGATCAGCTACATTCCCTAA